The following are encoded in a window of Candidatus Hydrogenedentota bacterium genomic DNA:
- a CDS encoding cytochrome-c peroxidase: MHTGALYIIFGLGLATTTASQSAVVPGFVVEDGQYVPLPSQPPAGLAPKPWFVPFPPMPGLEENPVTPEKVELGRLLFFDPLLSGDNTMSCATCHHPDFGLADGRGKAMGFGGKGFGPDRAGGTLLGRQSPTLWNAAYNAHQFWDGRARLLEHQAAFPIQAPDEMNQDADELVDELSAIPEYVRLFEQVFGPDGEPVTFENVTKAVAVFERTLLTFRSRFDRFAAGEEEALTPEEKRGFELFRSDRMRCIQCHHLPTFSDTAFRVIGVPEEETPDPGRAKVPGEGPFGAFKVPALRNASVTGPYMHNGHFDTLESIIDFYAGGAGLANEPPAENVDPLIRPFRISAEEKAALVSFLNALTDLSLQPAPPGAVPSGLPVIPVGSRLRNAP, from the coding sequence GTGCATACAGGCGCACTCTACATCATTTTTGGCTTGGGTCTTGCCACGACGACCGCCAGCCAGAGCGCGGTCGTCCCGGGTTTTGTCGTGGAGGACGGTCAGTATGTGCCGCTCCCGTCTCAACCGCCGGCCGGATTGGCGCCAAAGCCTTGGTTTGTGCCCTTTCCGCCGATGCCTGGCCTGGAAGAGAACCCGGTCACGCCGGAGAAGGTGGAACTGGGCCGCCTGCTTTTCTTTGACCCGCTCCTCAGTGGCGACAACACGATGTCCTGCGCCACGTGCCACCATCCGGATTTCGGTCTTGCAGACGGACGTGGCAAAGCCATGGGTTTCGGCGGTAAGGGGTTCGGGCCCGACCGCGCGGGCGGCACGCTACTGGGGCGGCAGTCGCCGACTCTTTGGAACGCGGCCTATAACGCGCATCAGTTCTGGGACGGACGCGCCCGGTTGCTCGAACATCAGGCCGCTTTTCCGATCCAGGCCCCCGACGAGATGAACCAGGACGCGGACGAACTGGTGGACGAATTATCCGCGATACCGGAGTATGTGCGCCTGTTTGAGCAAGTCTTTGGACCGGACGGCGAGCCGGTCACTTTCGAAAACGTTACAAAGGCTGTTGCCGTCTTTGAACGCACGCTGCTCACGTTCCGTTCACGCTTTGACCGTTTTGCCGCGGGCGAAGAGGAGGCGCTTACCCCAGAGGAAAAGCGCGGTTTCGAGCTGTTCCGGTCCGATCGCATGCGCTGTATCCAGTGTCATCATCTTCCCACGTTCAGCGACACGGCATTTCGTGTGATTGGCGTGCCCGAGGAAGAAACGCCCGATCCGGGGCGCGCGAAGGTTCCCGGCGAAGGTCCGTTCGGCGCGTTCAAGGTTCCTGCGCTGCGGAACGCGTCCGTTACCGGTCCTTATATGCACAACGGTCATTTCGACACCCTTGAGAGCATCATAGATTTTTATGCCGGCGGCGCGGGACTCGCCAACGAACCGCCAGCGGAGAACGTGGACCCACTTATTCGCCCGTTCCGTATCTCCGCGGAGGAGAAAGCTGCGTTGGTCTCCTTCCTGAATGCGTTGACCGACCTCTCGCTGCAGCCTGCCCCGCCCGGCGCAGTCCCTTCGGGATTGCCCGTCATCCCCGTGGGTTCCAGGTTACGTAACGCGCCTTGA